One region of Malania oleifera isolate guangnan ecotype guangnan chromosome 6, ASM2987363v1, whole genome shotgun sequence genomic DNA includes:
- the LOC131158587 gene encoding uncharacterized protein LOC131158587: MGCVLGQLDELGRKERAIYYVSKKFMENESNYSNLEKTCCTLMLLTEYDITYVTRKAIKGDAIAEYLADRAVEDYLPMDFDFSDKDTNSISHEEEEHEVWTIFFDKAVNVWGHGIGVVLISLEGKHYSVIAKLTFPCTNNIAEYEAYILGLQAAIDRGIKELAVMGDSAPVIHQLIKEWETRDFKLVPYQEYIQEMIKGLERISFSHLPRETNLIPDTLATMAALFKVELGMEIEPIQIKV, from the exons ATGGGTTGTGTATTGGGCCAGCTTGATGAGTTAGGGAGGAAAGAACGAGCCATTTACTACGTAAGCAAAAAGTTCATGGAAAATGAGTCTAACTACTCAAACTTGGAGAAAACCTGTTGCACTTTG ATGCTATTAACCGAATACGACATCACCTACGTAACTAGAAAGGCTATCAAAGGTGATGCTATTGCGGAATATTTGGCGGATAGAGCTGTGGAGGATTACCTTCCTATGGATTTTGACTTCTCGGATAAGGACACTAACTCAATAAGCCATGAagaagaagaacatgaagtttggACAATTTTTTTTGACAAGGCAGTCAATGTGTGGGGACATGGAATAGGGGTTGTACTTATATCGCTGGAAGGGAAACATTATTCGGTCATAGCTAAGCTTACCTTTCCGTGCACCAATAACATAGCAGAGTACGAAGCATATATATTGGGTTTGCAGGCTGCCATAGACCGGGGAATCAAGGAATTAGCTGTGATGGGAGACTCGGCCCCAGTTATTCACCAATTGATCAAAGAGTGGGAAACTCGGGATTTCAAACTAGTGCCATATCAGGAGTACATTCAAGAAATGATTAAAGGATTGGAACGCATCAGTTTCTCCCACCTGCCAAGGGAAACCAATTTGATTCCTGATACACTGGCCACTATGGCAGCTTTGTTTAAAGTGGAACTAGGAATGGAGATTGAGCCAATCCAAATCAAAGTATAG